The window GAATATAAAAAAGCCGGAGTGATGGAATCAAAATATAGGAAAAGATGGCATATATTTTCTAAATTTACTCAGTGGCTCTTTTGGATGGCGCTTCTATATGTTCCATTTCAACCACAATTTAGCACTGGATACAAAATATTTATGCTTGTGGATTTTTTCCTGGTTTCTACATTTGCATTTTATAAATTCAGCAGAAGTAATTAGTTTGAATTTTAGGAGTGTAAATTTTAAATCTTTAAAATCCTATGAACCATTAAAAATATAGGGGTATGAAAGTATTTGAAAATATCTTTAAAAAATAGAAGCCGAGACTTTATGTCTTGGCTTCTATTTTAAGTTCCAGTAGTTTATTGGGAATGAATTACTGAATTTATCTGAATATCAGAGTCAAAAGATTTTATCACGAATGAAAATCAATAAAAGATAAGGAAATTAACACGAATAATAAAAAAAGCTTTTGGCCACAGAGGACGCAGAGAAAAAGAGGGAGTTTCATAGAGTGAAAATAAAAATCTTTTAATTTTCAGACTGCTTTCCCCTTTAAAAAATGCCGTTAAGAAATCATCTTGTGAAATCCACTTTCATTGAAATAAGGAGGTTTACCGACTATATTTCAATAGAAAGTTAGTTCAGAAATGATTTGACCAAGAAAATAAAGAGTAAAACAATTATATTTTCTGGTTCTTAGAAATTTATTTTCTAAGTTTCCTCAATTTAGGGGTGCCTTTTCTTTGGTTACTTTCTTTGGACAAGCAAAGAAAGTAACACAGGTTTTCGGAGAAATTCAATAATCGACTCAAACTATATATAAAAAAGTAGAGCCCCCCATTAAGAAAGCCCTACAAATTCTAAAATCAATTTTAATTATTTTTTCTATAGTAGTTAATTAGACACCCGTCTAAAAGAACCTGTCTTTCATCTTGAGTAAGATTTGTTAGTTTTAGGTTGAATTTTTTGATCTCATCCCCTAAAACATAAGCTGTAACATCTTCAATTCCTTCTTTTAAGGCTTTTCTGACATCAGTTACAAGTAGATAAGCGTCGTCACCAAATGGTGCATCCTCTTCCATAGTAAATGGAAGCATTCCCCAGTTGATTACATTTGATCTATATCTCTTGGTAGCGTATTCATGACAGATATTACCCCATCCACCTAGAACCTTCTGACAAGAAGCTGCCTGCTCTCTAGCTGAACCGTCTCCAGGTTTGTTTGCATAAACCAGAGACCCGATTCCGATTTCAGTAGGAGCAACGTCTACTAATGTTTTAACTTTTTCATAAACTGGCTTAAGTTCGTCGAATTTTTCAAAAGGATTTTCTCCTTTTTCTCTAGCATATTCAAACTCACGAACGGCCTTTGATTTTCCTACATATTCAGGTACACGTCTAGAAAGGGTAAATTCAGATAATGCATAAGGGTTGGATCTGAAAGATGAAGTTTCTCCAGAAGGGATAAGTTCATCTGTAGTAGTTACAGGGTCATCTATAAAAGCTGTAACTTTGAATAAAACATTTTCAGTTAGTTCAGGCATTTCAGGCCATGGCTTGATGTTTGGACCTTCGATCAGTTCGACTTCAGGCTGTGCTACAGGAGTTTTACCATAGTTGTGTACTTTGTTTTTATATGGAGTATCGTCATATTTATAAATAGTCGTAGTATCAGTATACTCTACATCAAGGTCAGTGGCAGCAGTTATGAATCCTCCGTTTAGTGCAGTTGCGGCAATACTCTTGGCATCCATAAGTGCAACAGATGAAGTTTGACCTAGACCAGGTTTTGAGCCTTCTCTAGATGGAAAATTTCTTGTGTTGTGACGAATACTCAACTGATTGTTTGCAGGAGTATCTCCAGCTCCGAAACAAGGTCCGCAGAATGCAGTTCTCATAACAGCACCAGATTTCATTGCCTCTATATTCAGTCCCATCTCATTGAATCTCATGTACGCAGGCTGACTTCCTGGATAGATGCTCAGAGTAAACTCTTCAGCGATGGCGTGTCCTTTTAGTACGTCTAAAGCTCCTACGATGTTGTCGAAAGTTCCACCAGAACATCCGCCGATAACACCTTGCTCAGCTCTGAGTTTTCCATTGACAACTTTAGACTTAAGGTCTATATTCATTCCAAGTTTTTTACAGTTAGCTTCAGTCTCTGTCAAAATTTCATCAAGGTTTTCATAAAGTTCTCTGATAGAGTAAACATTTGACGGATGTGCAGGAAGAGCTATCATAGACTCTATCTCG is drawn from uncultured Ilyobacter sp. and contains these coding sequences:
- a CDS encoding hydratase, which translates into the protein MIKLYDSGVYVKNRSEIVPAGTDLGVSIEDAKKGTMAYSILEAHNTTDNMKDLTLKFDAMASHDITFVGIIQTAKASGLKRFPLPYVLTNCHNSLCAVGGTINEDDHMFGLSAAKKYGGIYVPAHQAVIHSYMRENYAGCGKMILGSDSHTRYGALGTMAIGEGGGELVKQLLEKTYDVPYPKVVGIKLTGKPKPGIGSHDVALAIIGKVFKNGYVKNSVMEFFGDGIKNLNVEFRNGIDVMTTETTCLTSIWETDEQVKNFLEIHHRGEDYKELKPADIAYYDGMVEINLDEIESMIALPAHPSNVYSIRELYENLDEILTETEANCKKLGMNIDLKSKVVNGKLRAEQGVIGGCSGGTFDNIVGALDVLKGHAIAEEFTLSIYPGSQPAYMRFNEMGLNIEAMKSGAVMRTAFCGPCFGAGDTPANNQLSIRHNTRNFPSREGSKPGLGQTSSVALMDAKSIAATALNGGFITAATDLDVEYTDTTTIYKYDDTPYKNKVHNYGKTPVAQPEVELIEGPNIKPWPEMPELTENVLFKVTAFIDDPVTTTDELIPSGETSSFRSNPYALSEFTLSRRVPEYVGKSKAVREFEYAREKGENPFEKFDELKPVYEKVKTLVDVAPTEIGIGSLVYANKPGDGSAREQAASCQKVLGGWGNICHEYATKRYRSNVINWGMLPFTMEEDAPFGDDAYLLVTDVRKALKEGIEDVTAYVLGDEIKKFNLKLTNLTQDERQVLLDGCLINYYRKNN